CATCAACCCGGAGAATTTCGCCGAATTCACCACCCAGGACGACGGTGAGTCCTGGAGCATCGGCGAGGAAGACGTGCCGGCGGTGGTCGACCTGCAACCGCCCGACATGGTGACAGACCCTCGGGTTCAGATTGTTTTGTTGCCACAGACGCTGGTGGAACGATAGATCGCTAGCTGCGGGAGCGGGCCGCGGGTTACTATCGCCGCCGGTACGGGGCGGTAGCTCAGTGGGTTAGAGCAGGGGACTCATAATCCCTCGGTCGCGGGTTCGAGTCCCGCCCGCCCCACCATTTTTGCCTGGGGGCGACCCCCAGACCCCACGTTACGGTGGGCGCGGGGGACGGCCCGGTCACGGTGGGAGACCTGGCTGGGCACCTTTGGGGCTGCCCGGTCGCCGACGTCGAAGCCGGCGATCTGGCGGGTGGGATGACGTTGGGCAGGCTCTCGGCGCGTCGCAATCGTGCTGCGCGGTGCGATCGTGCCCGGCACGCCGACGACCGCCTGCTCCACGTCGCGATGGTGACGTGCGAGGACTGCGTCACGGTTCGTTTCGTTGCGCCGGAGTGTCCGTCTTGGTGCCTTGGCCGGTCCGCTCTCGGCGAGCGCCTGCCGTCGCAGAACGACCTCGCCGAGCGCTACGGCGTAGCCCGCGAGACCGTCAAGTCCGCGCTCCGCATCTTTCGCGACGATCGCCTGATCGTCAGTCGGCAGGGGAGTGGCGCGTTCGTCCGCGCCCAGACCGATCGCCCGGTGGGGCTGCGGCCGCACATCGAGGCCGCGTTCGAGCAGTTCCACATCACGCTCGACTTCGCCGGCTTCTCCAGCGAGACCCTGCACGGCGCCATCCAGGAGCCGCTGGAC
Above is a genomic segment from Actinoplanes ianthinogenes containing:
- a CDS encoding winged helix-turn-helix domain-containing protein, which gives rise to MGAGDGPVTVGDLAGHLWGCPVADVEAGDLAGGMTLGRLSARRNRAARCDRARHADDRLLHVAMVTCEDCVTVRFVAPECPSWCLGRSALGERLPSQNDLAERYGVARETVKSALRIFRDDRLIVSRQGSGAFVRAQTDRPVGLRPHIEAAFEQFHITLDFAGFSSETLHGAIQEPLDKIRAGRLTPESIAIRILLPDLTQPAVVPSLAEPAGDDSAVRERAARIARRHTEAIEESVSELATLGLVRSATTEVRAYGTTVLSKLYIINREEVFFGFYPVVRNTVSVDKQPVSIFDVLGKDVPLFHYVITGDDGDANDQFIKQSRAWFDSAWTTIAREYKP